From one Thamnophis elegans isolate rThaEle1 chromosome 7, rThaEle1.pri, whole genome shotgun sequence genomic stretch:
- the IFT27 gene encoding intraflagellar transport protein 27 homolog isoform X4: protein MVKLAAKCIVAGDSTVGKTALVQMFCNDGAHFQKNYTLEFFLFDSAGKELFSEILDKLWEQPNTLCIVYDVTNEQSFNNSAKWLEKLRIQTSGIHTPGVLVGNKIDLSDRRVVERKQAQQWAEANGLEYCEISVKEMENFEAPFRIVANSFHRLYKEKVEIFHSLV, encoded by the exons ATGGTGAAACTGGCGGCCAAATGCATCGTGGCGG GTGATTCAACTGTGGGGAAGACTGCTTTGGTCCAGATGTTCTGCAATGATGGGGCTCATTTTCAGAAAAACTATACCTTG gaattCTTCCTCTTTGATTCAGCAGGCAAAGAACTCTTTTCTGAAATACTAGATAAATTG TGGGAACAGCCCAATACCCTGTGCATTGTGTACGATGTCACCAATGAGCAATCTTTCAATAACTCTGCTAAGTGGCTAGAAAAGCTGAGAATCCAAACATCAGGCATTCATACTCCAG gtgTCCTGGTGGGCAATAAGATTGATTTAAGTGATAGGAGAGTTGTAGAGCGCAAACAAGCACAACAGTGGGCAGAAGCAAATGGCCTGGAATACTGTGAAATATCAGTA AAAGAGATGGAAAATTTTGAAGCTCCTTTTCGCATTGTGGCAAATTCTTTCCACCGATTGtacaaagagaaagtagaaatttTTCATTCATTGGTATGA
- the IFT27 gene encoding intraflagellar transport protein 27 homolog isoform X2, with protein sequence MVKLAAKCIVAGDSTVGKTALVQMFCNDGAHFQKNYTLEFFLFDSAGKELFSEILDKLASVKIFIYLSFLLKYLLFTWMWEQPNTLCIVYDVTNEQSFNNSAKWLEKLRIQTSGIHTPGVLVGNKIDLSDRRVVERKQAQQWAEANGLEYCEISVKEMENFEAPFRIVANSFHRLYKEKVEIFHSLV encoded by the exons ATGGTGAAACTGGCGGCCAAATGCATCGTGGCGG GTGATTCAACTGTGGGGAAGACTGCTTTGGTCCAGATGTTCTGCAATGATGGGGCTCATTTTCAGAAAAACTATACCTTG gaattCTTCCTCTTTGATTCAGCAGGCAAAGAACTCTTTTCTGAAATACTAGATAAATTGGCAagtgtaaaaatatttatttacctgTCTTTTCTCCTGAAATATCTGCTGTTTACTTGGATG TGGGAACAGCCCAATACCCTGTGCATTGTGTACGATGTCACCAATGAGCAATCTTTCAATAACTCTGCTAAGTGGCTAGAAAAGCTGAGAATCCAAACATCAGGCATTCATACTCCAG gtgTCCTGGTGGGCAATAAGATTGATTTAAGTGATAGGAGAGTTGTAGAGCGCAAACAAGCACAACAGTGGGCAGAAGCAAATGGCCTGGAATACTGTGAAATATCAGTA AAAGAGATGGAAAATTTTGAAGCTCCTTTTCGCATTGTGGCAAATTCTTTCCACCGATTGtacaaagagaaagtagaaatttTTCATTCATTGGTATGA
- the IFT27 gene encoding intraflagellar transport protein 27 homolog isoform X1 — MVKLAAKCIVAGDSTVGKTALVQMFCNDGAHFQKNYTLTVGVELLVKTVPIPGTNDSVEFFLFDSAGKELFSEILDKLASVKIFIYLSFLLKYLLFTWMWEQPNTLCIVYDVTNEQSFNNSAKWLEKLRIQTSGIHTPGVLVGNKIDLSDRRVVERKQAQQWAEANGLEYCEISVKEMENFEAPFRIVANSFHRLYKEKVEIFHSLV, encoded by the exons ATGGTGAAACTGGCGGCCAAATGCATCGTGGCGG GTGATTCAACTGTGGGGAAGACTGCTTTGGTCCAGATGTTCTGCAATGATGGGGCTCATTTTCAGAAAAACTATACCTTG ACAGTGGGAGTGGAACTATTGGTGAAGACAGTACCTATTCCAGGAACAAATGATAGCGTG gaattCTTCCTCTTTGATTCAGCAGGCAAAGAACTCTTTTCTGAAATACTAGATAAATTGGCAagtgtaaaaatatttatttacctgTCTTTTCTCCTGAAATATCTGCTGTTTACTTGGATG TGGGAACAGCCCAATACCCTGTGCATTGTGTACGATGTCACCAATGAGCAATCTTTCAATAACTCTGCTAAGTGGCTAGAAAAGCTGAGAATCCAAACATCAGGCATTCATACTCCAG gtgTCCTGGTGGGCAATAAGATTGATTTAAGTGATAGGAGAGTTGTAGAGCGCAAACAAGCACAACAGTGGGCAGAAGCAAATGGCCTGGAATACTGTGAAATATCAGTA AAAGAGATGGAAAATTTTGAAGCTCCTTTTCGCATTGTGGCAAATTCTTTCCACCGATTGtacaaagagaaagtagaaatttTTCATTCATTGGTATGA
- the IFT27 gene encoding intraflagellar transport protein 27 homolog isoform X3, giving the protein MVKLAAKCIVAGDSTVGKTALVQMFCNDGAHFQKNYTLTVGVELLVKTVPIPGTNDSVEFFLFDSAGKELFSEILDKLWEQPNTLCIVYDVTNEQSFNNSAKWLEKLRIQTSGIHTPGVLVGNKIDLSDRRVVERKQAQQWAEANGLEYCEISVKEMENFEAPFRIVANSFHRLYKEKVEIFHSLV; this is encoded by the exons ATGGTGAAACTGGCGGCCAAATGCATCGTGGCGG GTGATTCAACTGTGGGGAAGACTGCTTTGGTCCAGATGTTCTGCAATGATGGGGCTCATTTTCAGAAAAACTATACCTTG ACAGTGGGAGTGGAACTATTGGTGAAGACAGTACCTATTCCAGGAACAAATGATAGCGTG gaattCTTCCTCTTTGATTCAGCAGGCAAAGAACTCTTTTCTGAAATACTAGATAAATTG TGGGAACAGCCCAATACCCTGTGCATTGTGTACGATGTCACCAATGAGCAATCTTTCAATAACTCTGCTAAGTGGCTAGAAAAGCTGAGAATCCAAACATCAGGCATTCATACTCCAG gtgTCCTGGTGGGCAATAAGATTGATTTAAGTGATAGGAGAGTTGTAGAGCGCAAACAAGCACAACAGTGGGCAGAAGCAAATGGCCTGGAATACTGTGAAATATCAGTA AAAGAGATGGAAAATTTTGAAGCTCCTTTTCGCATTGTGGCAAATTCTTTCCACCGATTGtacaaagagaaagtagaaatttTTCATTCATTGGTATGA